The proteins below come from a single Gimesia alba genomic window:
- the ychF gene encoding redox-regulated ATPase YchF codes for MEAGIVGLPNVGKSTLFNALTAAGIASENYPFCTIEPNVGIVNVPDPRLEIIHNYIPTDKVIPAILRLVDIAGIVRGASEGEGLGNKFLSHIRNVDAILHVVRCFEDSDVIHVEGKVDPISDIETIDIELMLADMQTVESAKVKAAKTARSGNAEAKSRLVVLEACAERLSQEQPLRGLTFDNPDQQKIFKGYQFLTAKPVLYLANVDEDDVLGEGELVQRVRERAAQEGGDVVPVCGRLEAEIAELDEADRKEMLESVGLEEPALAVVARAAYHTLGLQSYFTAGKIEIRAWTIPIGATGPQAAGVIHSDFERGFIRAEIYSVADLEEYKSEKAIREAGKLRVEGKEYIMQDGDICHFLFNV; via the coding sequence ATGGAAGCTGGTATTGTTGGCCTGCCAAATGTAGGTAAATCGACGTTATTTAATGCCTTAACGGCGGCAGGAATTGCTAGTGAAAACTATCCCTTCTGTACGATTGAACCCAATGTGGGAATTGTCAACGTGCCAGATCCGAGGCTGGAGATAATTCACAATTATATTCCGACGGACAAAGTCATCCCTGCCATTTTAAGGCTCGTGGATATCGCTGGTATTGTACGCGGTGCTTCGGAAGGGGAAGGGCTGGGGAACAAATTTCTCTCCCATATTCGTAATGTCGATGCCATCCTGCATGTGGTCCGTTGTTTTGAAGACAGCGATGTGATCCATGTCGAAGGCAAAGTCGATCCGATCAGTGATATCGAAACGATTGATATTGAGTTAATGCTGGCTGACATGCAGACCGTTGAATCTGCGAAAGTCAAAGCGGCCAAAACAGCCCGGTCAGGGAATGCGGAAGCAAAGTCGCGGTTGGTCGTGCTGGAGGCGTGTGCGGAAAGATTGTCTCAGGAACAACCACTGCGTGGGTTGACGTTTGATAATCCGGATCAGCAGAAAATCTTCAAAGGATATCAGTTCCTGACAGCCAAGCCGGTTCTCTACCTGGCAAATGTCGATGAAGATGATGTTCTCGGAGAAGGGGAACTTGTACAACGGGTTCGGGAACGTGCCGCTCAAGAAGGGGGCGACGTGGTTCCCGTCTGCGGTCGATTGGAAGCTGAGATCGCCGAACTGGATGAAGCCGATCGTAAGGAAATGCTCGAGAGCGTTGGATTGGAAGAACCGGCACTAGCTGTCGTCGCCCGTGCTGCTTACCACACCCTCGGACTGCAGAGTTATTTCACTGCCGGGAAAATCGAAATTCGTGCCTGGACGATCCCTATCGGAGCGACTGGTCCCCAGGCCGCGGGTGTCATTCACTCTGATTTTGAACGCGGCTTTATTCGTGCAGAAATTTATTCGGTAGCTGACCTGGAAGAATATAAGTCCGAAAAAGCGATCCGAGAAGCCGGCAAACTTCGCGTCGAAGGGAAAGAATATATTATGCAGGACGGTGATATCTGTCACTTCCTGTTTAATGTCTAA
- the hisC gene encoding histidinol-phosphate transaminase produces MSLFRTQVQKMEGYTPGEQPQESGWVKLNTNENPYPPSPDVKEAVQKALEGRLNIYPDPLATEFRKVASELFQVDPDWILPGNGSDEILTILMRTFVDPNEIVSAPYPSYTLYETLAEIQGARFQKIQLQPDWNWPVADALEVAAKSKILFVPNPNAPSGNRWPDEDLLSLIPTEGVLVLDEAYGDFCDRPHRCEVLKAGFGEKIVVTRTLSKSYSLAGIRFGFAVAHPELIRGMRKVKDSYNCNTLSLAAATAALKDQDWMQANTNRIRTTRNQLITQLSDLGFEAVDSQTNFVWCTHPDREHERRYQELKRRKILVRYMKFSLEEGVLDGLRITVGTDEEVGQVVDALREIG; encoded by the coding sequence ATGAGTCTGTTTCGTACTCAAGTTCAAAAGATGGAAGGCTACACTCCCGGTGAGCAACCTCAGGAATCTGGCTGGGTCAAACTCAATACCAATGAGAATCCCTACCCTCCCTCGCCGGATGTGAAAGAGGCTGTACAGAAGGCCCTCGAAGGGCGTTTGAATATTTACCCAGATCCGCTTGCGACAGAATTTCGGAAAGTTGCATCTGAATTGTTTCAGGTCGATCCTGACTGGATCCTGCCCGGAAATGGCAGTGATGAAATATTAACGATTCTGATGCGGACGTTTGTAGATCCGAATGAAATCGTTTCTGCGCCTTATCCCAGTTACACATTGTATGAAACATTGGCAGAAATTCAGGGAGCCCGGTTTCAGAAAATTCAACTCCAGCCCGACTGGAACTGGCCTGTCGCCGATGCACTGGAAGTCGCAGCAAAAAGTAAAATTCTGTTTGTGCCCAATCCGAATGCGCCTTCCGGAAACCGTTGGCCCGATGAAGACCTTTTGTCGTTGATTCCCACAGAGGGAGTCCTCGTGCTGGATGAAGCCTACGGCGATTTTTGTGACAGACCACACCGGTGTGAAGTGTTAAAGGCCGGCTTCGGTGAAAAGATTGTGGTTACTCGCACTCTGAGTAAGTCGTACAGTCTGGCGGGCATTCGCTTCGGCTTTGCCGTCGCGCATCCGGAGCTGATTCGCGGCATGCGAAAGGTCAAGGACAGTTATAACTGCAACACGCTTTCCCTGGCAGCTGCGACGGCGGCACTCAAAGATCAGGACTGGATGCAGGCCAATACGAATCGAATTCGAACGACGCGCAATCAGCTGATTACACAACTCAGTGATCTGGGATTTGAAGCGGTCGACAGCCAGACGAATTTTGTCTGGTGTACTCACCCCGATCGCGAACATGAACGTCGTTATCAGGAATTGAAACGTCGCAAAATTCTGGTGCGTTATATGAAGTTTTCTCTGGAAGAAGGCGTTCTGGACGGACTCAGAATCACGGTCGGGACCGACGAAGAGGTCGGGCAGGTCGTCGATGCCTTACGCGAGATCGGCTGA
- the hisB gene encoding imidazoleglycerol-phosphate dehydratase HisB, which produces MSRKASIKRETAETQIELTLELDGSGKSDIQTGVGFFDHMLTLLARHALFDLTIKANGDLDVDYHHTVEDVGICLGKTLNEALGDKQGITRYGSMTIPMEETLVTTALDLSGRSWFIFKVDFPTEKVGQFDTELVREFWQAFSSNGLLNLHQVLHHGANSHHIAEGLFKGTARALRQAVSIDSRQQGVPSSKGIL; this is translated from the coding sequence ATGAGTCGCAAAGCATCCATTAAACGTGAGACCGCCGAAACCCAGATCGAATTAACCTTGGAGCTGGATGGCAGTGGCAAATCAGATATCCAGACGGGCGTTGGTTTCTTCGATCATATGCTCACGTTGCTGGCCCGACATGCCTTGTTTGATTTGACCATCAAAGCGAACGGCGATCTCGATGTTGACTATCATCACACGGTAGAAGATGTCGGAATCTGTCTGGGAAAAACGCTCAACGAAGCGTTGGGGGATAAACAGGGAATCACGCGTTATGGTTCGATGACCATTCCCATGGAAGAAACACTCGTCACAACGGCTCTCGATTTAAGCGGCCGCTCCTGGTTCATTTTCAAGGTCGATTTTCCGACTGAAAAAGTGGGACAGTTCGATACTGAACTGGTGCGCGAATTCTGGCAGGCGTTCTCTTCGAATGGATTATTAAACCTGCATCAGGTACTGCATCACGGCGCGAATAGCCATCATATTGCAGAAGGTTTATTCAAAGGTACCGCGCGTGCGCTGAGACAGGCGGTTTCGATTGACTCTCGCCAACAGGGAGTCCCTTCTTCCAAGGGTATCCTGTAA